A single Crateriforma conspicua DNA region contains:
- a CDS encoding sulfatase-like hydrolase/transferase: MRLLIFACLVGLASAHVTADQDRPNILWLSCEDISPHLGCYGDPNAITPNIDQLAKESVRFSHAFTTAGVCAPCRSGIITGMYQTTLGTHHMRCTAKLPDDIKPFPVYLRGAGYYCTNNSKTDYQFDHPKDTWDDSSGKAHWRKRPDKSQPFFSVFNFGGCHESGIASSEKYKSVTEVLAPSERQDADALTLPPYCPDTPIVREDWKRNYELITAMDHWAGDLLDQLKKDGLYENTIIMFWSDHGVGLPRAKRWLYDSGTHIPLVIRIPSKFRGSGEGLPGTTTDRLVSSIDFGPTVLRLAGVEIPTHVQGQPFLGDGAQTPREYVYGGRDRMDERYDIIRTVRDKRFRYIRNYEPLKTYYQYMNTPEKGATMRELRRLHEAGELPAEAEALFASTKPVEELYDCVADPHQVNNLADDPAFADQLKRMRDAHLRWVKQTRDIGLIPEPIIIERRERLGNEYAILRQPGQEQTVSRIADTAVLASSGPSALPNLIAATDDSDSAVRYWAAVGIGNMADSAKGSAMQQMQKMLHDDSSAVRTAAARALCRMGTPEQALGVLIDEMTTGQQWERLHAAIVLDEIDEQARPVIDAMRQGLQYTPGFNSEGKYRVRVINRALNELEGTNNTVK, encoded by the coding sequence ATGAGACTTCTGATCTTCGCGTGTCTAGTCGGACTGGCGTCAGCACACGTCACCGCGGACCAAGACCGCCCGAACATTCTTTGGCTATCCTGCGAAGACATCAGCCCGCACCTGGGATGTTACGGCGACCCGAATGCCATCACGCCGAACATCGATCAGTTGGCGAAGGAAAGTGTGCGGTTTTCCCATGCGTTCACCACCGCGGGAGTGTGCGCGCCGTGCCGCAGCGGGATCATCACCGGCATGTATCAAACGACCCTCGGGACGCACCATATGCGGTGCACGGCAAAGTTGCCCGACGACATCAAACCGTTTCCGGTCTATCTACGTGGTGCGGGATATTACTGCACGAACAATTCCAAAACGGACTACCAGTTCGACCATCCCAAAGACACCTGGGACGACTCATCCGGCAAAGCCCATTGGCGCAAACGTCCGGACAAGTCCCAGCCGTTCTTTTCGGTCTTCAATTTCGGCGGTTGCCACGAGTCGGGAATCGCAAGTTCGGAGAAGTACAAGTCCGTGACTGAAGTGTTGGCCCCTTCGGAGCGTCAAGACGCCGACGCGTTGACGCTTCCGCCCTACTGTCCCGACACGCCGATCGTTCGCGAAGACTGGAAACGCAACTACGAACTGATCACGGCGATGGATCACTGGGCCGGTGACTTGTTGGATCAGTTGAAGAAAGACGGCCTGTACGAAAACACAATCATCATGTTTTGGTCGGACCATGGTGTCGGATTACCGCGGGCCAAACGATGGCTTTACGATTCCGGAACGCACATTCCACTGGTGATTCGCATCCCATCCAAGTTTCGTGGCTCTGGCGAAGGCCTGCCTGGAACGACAACCGATCGGCTGGTCAGTTCGATCGACTTTGGCCCCACCGTGCTGCGGCTTGCAGGCGTTGAAATCCCAACCCATGTTCAAGGGCAACCTTTTCTGGGTGACGGTGCCCAAACGCCACGCGAATATGTCTACGGCGGACGTGATCGCATGGATGAACGCTACGACATCATCCGAACGGTACGTGACAAACGGTTCCGATACATTCGGAATTACGAGCCGCTGAAGACCTATTACCAGTACATGAACACGCCGGAGAAGGGCGCGACGATGCGCGAGCTTCGACGACTTCACGAAGCGGGAGAATTGCCGGCTGAAGCAGAGGCTTTGTTCGCGTCCACCAAGCCGGTCGAAGAATTGTACGACTGTGTCGCCGACCCCCATCAAGTCAACAATCTGGCGGATGATCCCGCATTTGCTGACCAGCTGAAACGTATGCGCGATGCGCACCTTCGCTGGGTCAAGCAGACTCGGGATATCGGATTGATTCCCGAGCCGATCATCATCGAACGGCGAGAACGGCTGGGCAACGAGTACGCGATCCTTCGGCAACCGGGGCAAGAACAAACGGTGTCTCGAATCGCCGACACGGCCGTGTTGGCGTCATCAGGGCCGTCGGCGTTGCCCAATTTGATCGCGGCAACCGATGACAGCGACAGCGCCGTGCGCTACTGGGCGGCGGTTGGCATCGGCAACATGGCGGATTCGGCCAAGGGGTCGGCGATGCAGCAGATGCAAAAGATGTTGCATGACGATTCGTCGGCGGTTCGCACCGCTGCGGCGCGGGCGCTTTGCCGGATGGGCACGCCGGAACAAGCGTTGGGTGTGCTGATCGATGAGATGACGACGGGACAGCAGTGGGAACGCTTGCACGCGGCGATCGTCTTGGACGAGATCGACGAACAAGCTCGACCCGTCATCGATGCCATGCGGCAAGGTCTGCAATACACGCCCGGGTTCAACTCCGAAGGCAAGTACCGCGTTCGCGTCATCAATCGTGCACTCAACGAACTGGAAGGCACCAACAACACGGTCAAATGA
- a CDS encoding trimeric intracellular cation channel family protein: MDQIIELLAVIASAIFGVSLARRHNMDFAGVFSMALIVAFGGGSLRDIFLDRHPLFWIEKHHYPVIVFFLSLLTSVVPRFPKSIEKWLIIPDALGLGLFSVAGTDAALESGTSFFVAALMGAITGTFGGVVAEVICNQVPSLFRPAPMYATCAFTGSWFYVLLQQWEPARPVAGPVAIIVIVAFRLMALRFQWILPQMEADE, from the coding sequence ATGGATCAGATCATTGAATTGTTGGCGGTGATCGCCAGTGCGATCTTTGGTGTCTCGTTGGCCAGACGGCACAACATGGACTTCGCCGGCGTGTTCAGCATGGCGTTGATCGTGGCGTTTGGTGGTGGATCGTTGCGCGACATTTTTCTGGATCGACACCCGCTGTTCTGGATCGAAAAGCATCACTATCCGGTGATCGTGTTTTTCCTTTCGCTGTTGACGTCGGTGGTGCCGCGATTCCCAAAGTCGATCGAGAAATGGCTGATCATTCCTGATGCCTTGGGGCTGGGGTTGTTCAGTGTTGCGGGTACGGACGCGGCGTTGGAATCGGGAACATCGTTTTTTGTCGCCGCTTTGATGGGCGCGATCACCGGAACCTTTGGCGGCGTGGTGGCGGAGGTGATCTGTAACCAAGTCCCCAGTCTGTTTCGCCCCGCCCCCATGTACGCGACTTGTGCGTTCACCGGATCCTGGTTTTATGTGTTGTTGCAGCAATGGGAACCGGCACGACCGGTCGCCGGTCCGGTCGCCATCATCGTGATCGTTGCCTTTCGACTGATGGCGTTGCGCTTTCAATGGATCTTGCCGCAAATGGAGGCGGACGAATAA
- a CDS encoding glycoside hydrolase family 117 protein yields MSAMCCVADEPTDPKSAPAFPYGEVPEQKPDMPLSRAMQRVYDGTYAGLDCARNELFSRFKYTPLKGLDYSNGDGTVSRRDATKIIKHDGKFYVWYTKRHTATPPDYDGGANDAIPSRDWDLAEIWYATSTDGFTWQEQGVAIERNEKPNPGWRSVSTPDILVWKGKYYLYYQAYLAMPGSRTSSATNGDDCPVSASVADSPDGPWTPCNKIVVDNGPPGSWDQYVIHDPYPLVRNGQIYLYYKGEMGGDPPVRAQGLAIADHPFGPFRKHPLNPVINSGHETSLFPFKEGLAALVSRHGLEHNTIQYAPDGVNFEVAAITGLMPIAPGAYVPDAFTDTKDGRGITWGLCHFRNIKRDEGKSHSMLARFDCDLSLDVDDIEMKESDIFNDPEINFKFGLSEQQRERIESDAQAELQR; encoded by the coding sequence ATGTCGGCCATGTGTTGCGTCGCCGACGAACCGACGGATCCGAAATCTGCCCCGGCTTTTCCTTACGGCGAGGTTCCCGAACAGAAACCGGACATGCCGCTTAGCCGCGCGATGCAGCGCGTTTACGACGGAACCTATGCGGGATTGGACTGCGCACGCAACGAACTGTTCAGTCGTTTCAAGTACACGCCATTGAAAGGTTTGGACTATTCCAACGGCGACGGCACCGTTTCCCGGCGTGACGCGACCAAGATCATCAAGCACGATGGCAAGTTCTACGTCTGGTACACCAAGCGTCACACTGCGACGCCGCCCGACTATGACGGCGGAGCCAACGACGCGATCCCGTCACGCGATTGGGACTTGGCGGAAATCTGGTATGCGACCAGCACCGACGGTTTTACGTGGCAAGAGCAGGGCGTGGCGATCGAGCGAAACGAGAAACCCAATCCCGGTTGGCGATCCGTTTCCACACCCGACATCCTGGTTTGGAAAGGCAAGTACTACCTTTATTATCAAGCGTACTTGGCGATGCCGGGCAGCCGAACCAGCAGTGCGACCAACGGCGACGACTGTCCCGTGTCCGCATCGGTGGCCGATTCGCCCGATGGCCCGTGGACCCCGTGCAACAAGATCGTCGTCGACAACGGACCGCCGGGATCCTGGGACCAATACGTGATCCATGATCCGTATCCGCTGGTGCGAAACGGCCAAATCTATCTTTATTACAAAGGCGAAATGGGCGGCGACCCACCGGTGCGAGCCCAAGGCTTGGCCATCGCCGATCATCCGTTCGGTCCGTTTCGCAAACACCCGCTGAACCCCGTCATCAACTCGGGCCACGAAACATCCTTGTTCCCATTCAAAGAGGGCTTGGCGGCGCTGGTCAGCCGGCACGGGCTGGAACACAACACCATCCAGTACGCACCCGATGGCGTCAATTTCGAAGTCGCCGCAATCACTGGCCTGATGCCGATCGCGCCCGGTGCCTACGTTCCCGATGCGTTCACCGATACCAAGGACGGACGGGGGATCACGTGGGGGCTGTGCCACTTTCGCAACATCAAACGCGACGAAGGCAAAAGCCACAGCATGCTTGCGCGATTCGATTGCGATCTCAGCCTGGACGTGGACGATATCGAAATGAAGGAAAGCGATATCTTCAACGACCCAGAAATCAATTTTAAGTTTGGTCTGTCCGAACAGCAACGAGAACGCATCGAATCGGACGCTCAGGCGGAATTGCAACGCTAG
- a CDS encoding sulfatase-like hydrolase/transferase has product MRSVIFAALVCAALSSLRADERPNVLVILCDDIGAHELSLYGHPKHQTPVLDDLGRTGLWFTTGYSTPICHPTRFEIMTGQYAHHNGVYHFPGRPGGPPANTGPDDIASHLTFGKLFQQAGYATAHAGKWQLSGEHPTLIRECGFDEYCMWAYTHNLPEGVKHDGAWEGKPGGKTCRYWHPSVVQNGEYLDTDDDSYGPDIYSDFILDFIGRHPDDPFFVYYPMALTHGQFFTTPDTTETIEDRFKHNQKKNWQANVEYTDKIIGKLVSGLETMGRRDNTLVIFVGDNGTGGNGKGKTTEMGCRVPFIVNGPDLVKPSGECRELVDLSDILPTICEVAAIDLPNDHIVDGVSFAPYLKGDMTPLREWIYAPLGGKRVLRTKRYLLENNSPTNFGQLYDCGESRDGTGYVDITDDPSAEAVEARQSMLQILEDKPVPNVADKKPAAVKKNGKKGNSKSSAKPAVK; this is encoded by the coding sequence ATGCGATCCGTCATTTTTGCCGCTCTGGTCTGTGCAGCCTTGTCATCACTGCGGGCCGACGAACGTCCCAATGTCTTGGTGATTTTGTGTGACGACATTGGTGCCCATGAACTGTCGCTGTACGGACATCCCAAACACCAGACCCCGGTCTTGGATGATTTGGGCCGCACGGGGTTGTGGTTCACGACGGGGTATTCCACGCCGATTTGTCACCCGACTCGGTTCGAGATCATGACCGGCCAGTACGCGCACCATAACGGCGTGTACCATTTCCCCGGAAGACCAGGCGGGCCGCCGGCGAACACCGGCCCCGATGATATCGCCAGCCATTTGACGTTCGGAAAACTGTTTCAACAGGCCGGATACGCGACCGCGCACGCTGGCAAGTGGCAGTTGTCCGGTGAACATCCGACGCTGATTCGTGAATGTGGATTTGACGAGTATTGCATGTGGGCCTACACCCACAATCTACCGGAAGGCGTGAAGCATGACGGCGCTTGGGAAGGAAAGCCAGGCGGCAAGACGTGTCGTTACTGGCATCCATCAGTGGTCCAAAACGGTGAGTACCTGGACACGGATGATGACAGTTATGGACCGGACATCTATTCCGATTTCATCTTAGACTTCATCGGACGTCATCCGGATGATCCATTCTTCGTTTACTATCCGATGGCTTTGACGCACGGCCAGTTTTTCACCACGCCGGATACGACGGAAACAATCGAGGATCGATTCAAGCACAACCAGAAAAAGAACTGGCAAGCCAACGTCGAGTACACCGACAAGATCATCGGCAAATTGGTCAGTGGCTTGGAAACGATGGGACGCCGTGACAACACCTTGGTGATTTTCGTTGGTGACAACGGAACCGGCGGCAATGGCAAGGGCAAGACCACGGAAATGGGATGCCGTGTTCCGTTCATCGTCAACGGACCGGACTTGGTCAAACCGTCGGGGGAATGTCGTGAATTGGTGGACCTGTCGGATATTTTGCCGACGATCTGTGAAGTGGCTGCGATTGATCTGCCCAACGACCACATCGTTGACGGGGTATCGTTTGCACCTTACTTGAAAGGCGATATGACACCGCTGCGAGAATGGATCTACGCTCCGCTGGGCGGCAAACGAGTGCTAAGGACCAAGCGGTATCTGTTGGAAAACAATTCACCAACCAACTTTGGTCAACTGTACGACTGTGGTGAATCACGTGACGGCACTGGATACGTTGATATCACGGACGATCCGAGTGCCGAAGCGGTTGAGGCACGTCAAAGCATGCTGCAGATTTTGGAAGATAAACCGGTTCCCAATGTGGCGGACAAGAAACCGGCTGCTGTGAAAAAGAACGGGAAGAAGGGAAATTCCAAGTCCAGTGCCAAGCCGGCCGTCAAGTGA
- a CDS encoding DUF1549 and DUF1553 domain-containing protein: MNCWIRSALALGIMVMIGARGWADDRIDFRTDVLPILTKHGCNAGACHGAALGRGNFKLSLFGSRPVDDYDAIVRQVGGRRVNGVRPENSLLLLKPTEQLAHGGELRFDVDSDAAQTITRWIAAGARFESDRRLVDVSVHPPQVTVGAVGQSIPLKAIAQFSDGTTRDVTAYTILAPDDAAALSVQDDGGSVQVLRPGSHVLVARYINRVQPIQIRAPIGDAALEVESDEQSDESIGMIDRSVNQMLVDLRLPASPKTDDEAFLRRVTLDLTGRLPTLQQRRLFLDDRRNDKRKRWIDRLLESEAFSRYWTSRLAEWFRVRSQNNDQKATEAYRDWLYRSIQDRVGFDDLVQQMLTATGDTHQVGPANFYRTAPGGRPTAELVSEVFMGSRMRCANCHDHPLDRWTQDDYHGLAAIFATVQSGPVVRLDSTATTTHPVTLQPAVPQIPGGRRLATDQPMVQTFSRWLVDDGNPYFAKAAVNRMWKHMMGRGLVDAVDDFRQTNPASHPELLQHLADDFVANGYQIRKTLHLIANSDAYQRDSVANSQNQHDDRFYSHALRRPLSPSVLADAISDVIGIADDYSAWGEIDRAIDLVDGAVQVPSLAVLGRCDPKAICTPDDGTSTGMSTMLHLFNGELLNDRIDATRGRLRACRDANMTAMQTVEQIYAAALCREPMENEKAFWVTHLDQADDQAAFLEDVMWAMVSSREFATNH; the protein is encoded by the coding sequence ATGAATTGTTGGATCCGATCGGCATTGGCGTTGGGCATCATGGTCATGATCGGTGCGCGCGGTTGGGCCGACGATCGAATCGACTTTCGCACCGACGTGCTGCCAATTTTGACCAAACACGGTTGTAACGCCGGCGCCTGCCATGGGGCCGCTTTGGGGCGAGGCAATTTCAAGCTTTCGTTGTTCGGCAGTCGACCTGTCGATGACTACGATGCGATCGTGCGGCAAGTCGGCGGGCGTCGGGTCAATGGCGTGCGTCCGGAAAACAGTTTGTTGCTGCTGAAACCGACCGAGCAACTGGCCCACGGAGGCGAACTTCGATTCGATGTTGATAGCGACGCGGCGCAAACGATCACGCGATGGATCGCGGCGGGAGCCCGGTTCGAAAGCGATCGACGTTTGGTCGACGTTTCAGTTCATCCGCCACAGGTCACCGTCGGTGCGGTCGGCCAATCGATTCCGTTGAAGGCGATCGCCCAGTTTAGTGACGGGACGACCCGAGACGTCACGGCGTACACGATCTTGGCACCGGATGATGCCGCCGCACTGTCGGTCCAGGACGATGGTGGATCGGTCCAAGTGTTGCGGCCGGGCAGCCACGTTCTGGTCGCGCGCTATATCAACCGCGTCCAGCCGATTCAGATTCGTGCTCCGATTGGCGATGCGGCTTTGGAAGTTGAATCAGATGAGCAGAGTGATGAATCAATCGGAATGATCGATCGCAGCGTCAATCAAATGCTGGTTGATCTGCGGTTGCCGGCGTCGCCGAAAACCGATGACGAAGCATTCTTAAGAAGGGTCACGTTGGATTTGACGGGGCGTTTACCAACGCTTCAGCAACGACGTTTGTTTCTAGATGACCGTCGCAACGACAAGCGAAAACGGTGGATCGATCGCTTGTTGGAATCCGAAGCGTTCAGCCGTTATTGGACGTCGCGGCTGGCGGAGTGGTTTCGCGTCCGCAGTCAGAACAACGACCAGAAAGCGACAGAAGCTTATCGCGATTGGCTGTATCGATCGATTCAGGACCGCGTCGGTTTCGATGATTTGGTCCAGCAAATGTTGACGGCGACCGGTGACACGCACCAAGTCGGGCCGGCAAACTTCTATCGAACCGCACCGGGCGGACGCCCCACCGCGGAATTGGTCAGCGAAGTTTTCATGGGTTCGCGAATGCGATGTGCGAATTGCCACGATCATCCGCTGGACCGCTGGACACAGGATGATTACCACGGCTTGGCGGCAATTTTTGCCACCGTGCAATCGGGACCCGTTGTTCGATTGGATTCCACCGCCACCACCACGCATCCGGTGACGCTGCAGCCGGCCGTGCCGCAAATTCCTGGCGGACGACGGTTGGCAACCGACCAGCCCATGGTGCAGACGTTTTCACGGTGGCTGGTCGACGACGGCAATCCATACTTTGCCAAGGCGGCCGTCAATCGAATGTGGAAACACATGATGGGGCGTGGATTGGTCGATGCCGTCGATGATTTCCGGCAAACGAATCCCGCCAGCCATCCGGAATTGCTGCAACACTTGGCCGATGACTTTGTGGCCAACGGATACCAGATTCGCAAGACTCTGCATTTGATCGCCAACAGTGATGCTTACCAACGCGACAGCGTCGCGAATTCACAAAACCAGCACGACGACCGTTTCTACTCCCACGCGTTGCGTCGACCATTGTCGCCGTCCGTGCTGGCTGATGCCATCAGCGATGTCATTGGCATTGCCGATGACTATTCGGCTTGGGGCGAAATCGACCGAGCGATTGATTTGGTCGACGGGGCGGTGCAAGTTCCATCGTTGGCGGTTTTGGGGCGATGCGATCCCAAAGCGATTTGCACGCCCGATGATGGGACGTCGACCGGCATGTCGACGATGCTGCACCTGTTCAATGGTGAATTGCTGAACGACCGAATCGATGCAACACGTGGGCGGTTAAGGGCCTGTCGTGATGCCAACATGACCGCGATGCAGACGGTCGAACAGATTTACGCGGCGGCATTATGTCGAGAACCAATGGAGAATGAAAAGGCATTCTGGGTGACTCATTTGGATCAGGCAGATGACCAGGCG